One genomic segment of Podarcis muralis chromosome 18, rPodMur119.hap1.1, whole genome shotgun sequence includes these proteins:
- the LOC114588263 gene encoding uncharacterized protein LOC114588263 produces the protein MGGEVSYARCPQSPTEMPKKPSSPKWRFWVTVCALAVTLVLFFTFLVLYVKERSECESRRYNHTFSAEGKMSGSDALRAQLAGVNQSLANTAKHWDSCKKELQHSRKNTSMLEDAVKAKEKAFKHLEEEKTRLQNQLSQLNNSLENYKREGNKKDKTIQRLKDQLNTRQTSSGMVLSPSFLIPSLLLFIAPGVLCSLL, from the exons ATGGGTGGAGAGGTTTCATACGCGCGTTGTCCCCAATCCCCGACCGAGATGCCGAAGAAGCCCTCAAGTCCCAAATGGAGGTTTTGGGTCACTGTCTGCGCTTTGGCTGTCACCTTGGTCCTGTTTTTCACCTTCCTGGTTTTATACGTAAAGGAAAGGAGTGAATGCGAATCGCGGCGATACAACCATACCTTCTCTGCCGAGGGCAAAATGTCAGGAAGTGATGCGCTTCGGGCACAACTGGCAGGTGTCAATCAGAGCCTGGCAAACACCGCAAAGCATTGGGACTCCTGCAAAAAAGAACTG CAACATTCGAGGAAAAACACATCCATGCTGGAAGATGCCGTCAAAGCGAAGGAGAAAGcgttcaaacatctggagg AGGAAAAAACCCGTCTCCAGAACCAGCTCTCCCAGTTGAACAACAGCCTGGAAAACTACAAGCGAGAAGG AaacaaaaaggataaaacaatccAGCGCTTGAAGGATCAGCTCAACACACGACAGACATCTTCCGGCAtggtcctttccccttccttccttatcccttccctcctccttttcatAGCACCTGGAGTCCTCTGCAGTCTCCTGTAG
- the LOC144326107 gene encoding uncharacterized protein LOC144326107 has translation MYQQLNIVIYRYQNLPVNVEGDGIGHPYFQGRNVGGDGVGRPYFQGRNVGGDGIGHPYFQGRNVGGDGIGRPYFQGINVGGDGIGRPYFHWRNVGGDGIGRPYFHPRIPSVSVLNNNNNNNNNNNNNALPEATPGRLLFRSPASWSPLSCSSSSFQICSAISRIPSKFSRIRSSSPENDLFIRAQLWERVSSFPRPFGCPPFQLPEGLGEAGGEDLSGRFLRFWGTPPTLHPLQTMEEKESSPSLRWGKRKLWVAVAALEFAAILILAAGLAHFAAHHERATETGNWGEGSNATSSLASLGTVNRTLQAAAKRWESCQNLTRALEANASSLSSEMTQIKTHLRLKELEIKGLEDEVTLLKNWTQMLQGVNKHQEEIIAHLRQQQRRLPASSGTHLYGDLTFLGLTMALVLLV, from the exons ATGTATCAGCAGCTAAATATCGTGATATACCGATATCAGAacctcccagt aaacgttgaaggggatggaataggacatccctattttcaggggagaaacgttggaggggatggagtaggacgtccctattttcaggggagaaacgttggaggggacggaataggacacccctattttcaggggagaaatgttggaggggatggaataggacgtccctattttcaagggataaacgttggaggggatggaataggacgtccctattttcactggagaaacgttggaggggatggaataggacgtccctattttcatccaagaATCCCCAGTGTGTcagttttgaataataataataataataataataataataataataatgcgttACCCGAAGCAACACCAGGAAGGCTGCTATTCCGTAGCCCTGCCTCCTGGTCTCCCCtctcctgctcttcctcttcctttcagaTTTGCTCAGCGATAAGCAGGATCCCTTCCAAATTCAGTCGGATACGCAGCTCCTCTCCGGAGAATGACCTGTTTATCCGTGCGCAACTTTGGGAACGGGTGAGCTCTTTTCCCCGGCCTTTTGGGTGCCCTCCGTTCCAACTCCCTGAGGGGCTCGGAGAAGCGGGTGGGGAAGACCTTTCGGGCCGCTTTTTGCGTTTTTGGGGTACCCCCCCCACTTTGCACCCACTCCAAACCATggaagagaaggaaagctctCCCAGTCTCCGCTGGGGGAAGCGCAAACTCTGGGTCGCCGTGGCTGCGCTGGAGTTCGCCGCCATCCTCATCTTGGCGGCCGGGCTGGCGCATTTTGCTGCGCACCACGAAAGGGCAACGGAGACAGGGaactggggagagggcagcaaCGCCACCAGCAGCCTGGCCTCCCTGGGAACCGTGAACCGGACCCTGCAAGCCGCCGCAAAGCGCTGGGAGTCGTGCCAGAACCTCACG AGAGCTCTAGAAGCCAACGCCTCCAGCCTGAGCTCCGAAATGACCCAGATCAAGACCCACTTGCGCCTGAAGGAACTGGAAATTAAAGGCCTGGAAG ATGAGGTCACGCTCCTGAAAAACTGGACACAGATGCTTCAAGGTGTAAA CAAACACCAGGAAGAAATCATCGCCCATCTTCGGCAGCAGCAAAGGAGGCTTCCAGCCAGCAGTGGAACCCATCTCTATGGTGATCTGACATTTCTGGGGCTCACAATGGCCTTGGTACTCCTGGTTTGA
- the LOC114588264 gene encoding LOW QUALITY PROTEIN: uncharacterized protein LOC114588264 (The sequence of the model RefSeq protein was modified relative to this genomic sequence to represent the inferred CDS: deleted 2 bases in 1 codon; substituted 1 base at 1 genomic stop codon), which yields MNCRKTERVAWFSFDSSRLLDFTNSRKRREEGGPNLVAGGSQEESLXDLKARVSKAGVKSVSQLAFSMDELQRAMRRSLEALKIKWLSFTKPWSKTHFWCAAVIVLQCLLWITMLLLDQPRAVLEPECDRAQLQAEVESLKEQLGAVTKEMEKQRMESDRQLAATNRTLRKTKMALEKAIKGSIDLQTQLAAANQSLGETQQRWTSCQAQLDSTKGKTTSLEKERNNLQQENQELRGKIDGLVRQLSSQERELERWRNKQQWFQNQMREKRQNYYQQNVTDDITKSPWLMAVVFFFLLPLFLFLLIACVVSLCREVKRLWQI from the exons ATGAACtgcagaaagacagagagag tggCTTGGTTCAGTTTCGATTCCTCTCGGCTGCTGGATTTCACAAATTCCCGGAaacggagggaggagggaggcccaaATCTTGTTGCCGGAGGGAGCCAGGAGGAATCACTC TGAGATTTGAAAGCTCGTGTTTCGAAAGCTGGAGTCAAAAGTGTTTCCCAACTTGCCTTCTCCATGGATGAACTGCAGCGGGCCATGCGCAGATCCCTAGAAGCTCTGAAGATCAAGTGGCTCTCTTTCACCAAGCCATGGAGCAAGACCCATTTCTGGTGTGCAGCTGTCATCGTCCTCCAATGCCTTCTGTGGATCACTATGCTCCTTTTGGATCAACCGCGGGCAGTTTTGGAGCCAGAATGCGACCGAGCCCAACTGCAGGCCGAGGTGGAATCTCTGAAGGAACAACTGGGAGCCGTGACAAAGGAGATGGAGAAACAGAGAATGGAGAGCGACAGGCAACTGGCCGCTACAAACCGGACCCTCAGGAAGACCAAGATGGCTTTGGAGAAAGCGATTAAGGGCAGCATTGATCTGCAGACCCAGCTGGCGGCTGCCAACCAGAGCCTGGGCGAGACGCAACAGCGCTGGACGTCCTGCCAAGCGCAACTG GACAGCACGAAAGGAAAAACCACGTCTCTGGAGAAGGAAAGGAACAATCTACAGCAGGAGAACCAGGAGCTCCGAG GGAAAATTGACGGCCTTGTGCGGCAGCTGTCCAGTCAAGAAAGAGAGTTGGAGAGGTGGAGGAATAAGCAGCAATG GTTTCAAAACCAGATGCGAGAGAAACGGCAGAATTACTACCAGCAGAATGTCACCGATGACATAACCAAGAGCCCCTGGTTGATGGCTGTtgtgtttttcttcctcctccccctcttcctcttcctcctcatagCCTGTGTTGTCTCCCTATGCAGGGAAGTGAAGAGGCTATGGCAGATATGA
- the CCDC194 gene encoding coiled-coil domain-containing protein 194 — MDPSAIKATLKVLGWCAVVLLVLAAVTVTVAVMAWHSEAARQLRRCREQVANETAALGDKVAELERERAGRKKQLEKLAQREKDLQKQLGQAKESRKRLNATLMDCLENVTLLDANLTALHGEMFTLQAEGVEMDSQNSALLAEMSWWRQKATGLEERLEAAAGEKAAAEAEREHCEARQAALQESVHGYLSEIASLHRRLQGRPSSSGRRCPPFRYLLWGLAIFFILDPLERLIFLL, encoded by the exons atggATCCCTCGGCCATCAAAGCCACCCTGAAGGTCCTGGGATGGTGTGCGGTGGTCCTCCTGGTGTTGGCTGCTGTGACCGTAACCGTGGCCGTCATGGCGTGGCACTCGGAAGCGGCTCGGCAGCTCAGGAGGTGCCGGGAGCAGGTGGCGAACGAGACAGCGGCTCTGGGGGACAAGGTGGCCGAGCTGGAACGGGAACGGGCCGGGCGCaagaagcagctggagaagcTGGCCCAGCGAGAGAAGGACTTGCAGAAGCAGCTTGGCCAGGCCAaggagagcaggaagaggctgaacGCCACCTTGATGGACTGCTTGGAGAACGTG ACCCTTTTGGATGCCAACCTGACAGCGCTCCACGGCGAGATGTTCACCCTCCAGGCTGAAGGGGTGGAGATGGACAGTCAAAACAGCGCCCTGCtgg CGGAGATGTCCTGGTGGCGGCAGAAGGCGACCGGCTTGGAAGAGCGGCTGGAGGCAGCAGCGGGAGAAAAGGCCGCAGCCGAGGCGGAGAGGGAGCACTGCGAGGCGCGGCAGGCAGCGCTGCAGGAGAGTGT GCACGGCTACCTGTCCGAAATCGCCTCCCTCCACCGTCGCCTTCAAGGGCGCCCGTCGTCCTCTGGCCGCAGGTGCCCCCCGTTCCGGTACTTATTGTGGGGGCTGGCGATCTTTTTCATTCTTGACCCTCTC gaaAGGCTGATCTTTCTCCTCTAG